From Triticum urartu cultivar G1812 chromosome 2, Tu2.1, whole genome shotgun sequence, a single genomic window includes:
- the LOC125535104 gene encoding bisdemethoxycurcumin synthase-like, with translation MTARTNGKMFIRQHGEGPSAMLAIGTANPTNLLLPQDVFADNLFRVTKSEHLTELKEKMNRICQKTGIGKRHFHLTEETLGAHPEFLDRELPSLDARIEMAATAVPKLAQSAAAKAIAEWGRPATDITHLLFSTYSAWEAPSADLKLATLLGLRPTVCRTILSLHGCYGGGRALHLAKELAENNRGARVLVACAETTLVCFGGPDGANLVGHALFGDGAGAVIVGAGPFGEGERPLFEMVTATQTTIPRTEHVLGMQATAGGIDFHLAIQVPMLIGQNVERCLLDAFGGDGDAPGSWNELFWAVHPGGRPILDNIDTVLKLEPGKLAASRHVLREYGNMSGATIVFVLDELRRRRKEEDDGGHQLPEWGAILAFGPGITIETMVLRSPR, from the exons ATGACTGCAAGAACCAACGGAAAGATGTTCATTCGGCAGCACGGTGAAGGCCCTTCTGCGATGCTCGCCATCGGCACGGCGAACCCGACGAACCTCTTGCTGCCCCAAGATGTTTTCGCCGACAACTTGTTCCGCGTGACCAAGAGCGAGCACCTCACTGAACTCAAAGAAAAGATGAACAGAATCT GTCAGAAAACGGGCATCGGGAAGCGCCACTTCCACCTGACCGAGGAGACACTGGGCGCCCACCCGGAGTTCCTCGACAGGGAGCTGCCATCCCTCGACGCTCGCATAGAAATGGCCGCCACCGCCGTGCCGAAGCTCGCGCAGTCCGCCGCGGCCAAGGCCATCGCCGAGTGGGGCCGCCCGGCCACCGACATAACCCACCTTCTCTTCAGCACCTACTCCGCGTGGGAGGCCCCGAGCGCGGACCTCAAGCTGGCCACGCTCCTCGGCCTCCGCCCCACGGTCTGCCGCACCATCCTCAGCCTCCACGGCTGCTACGGCGGCGGCAGGGCGCTCCACCTCGCCAAGGAGCTGGCCGAGAACAACCGCGGCGCCCGCGTCCTCGTGGCCTGCGCCGAGACGACCCTCGTCTGCTTCGGCGGCCCCGACGGCGCCAACCTCGTGGGCCACGCCTTGTTCGGGGACGGCGCCGGCGCCGTCATCGTCGGTGCCGGCCCCTTCGGCGAAGGCGAGCGCCCGCTCTTCGAGATGGTCACCGCCACGCAGACAACGATCCCGAGGACCGAGCACGTGCTCGGCATGCAGGCCACAGCGGGCGGCATAGACTTCCACCTCGCCATCCAGGTGCCGATGCTCATCGGGCAGAACGTCGAGCGCTGCCTCCTCGACGCGTTCGGCGGAGACGGCGATGCTCCGGGCTCTTGGAACGAGCTCTTCTGGGCGGTGCACCCGGGTGGGCGTCCCATCCTGGATAACATAGACACGGTGCTCAAACTGGAGCCGGGTAAGTTGGCGGCCAGCCGGCATGTGCTCCGCGAGTACGGCAACATGAGTGGCGCCACCATCGTCTTCGTGCTCGACGAGCTGCGCCGGCGTCGCAAGGAGGAGGATGATGGTGGCCACCAGCTGCCGGAGTGGGGCGCCATTCTGGCGTTCGGGCCGGGAATCACCATCGAGACCATGGTGCTTCGCTCTCCACGCTGA